In Actinomycetes bacterium, one genomic interval encodes:
- a CDS encoding aminotransferase class III-fold pyridoxal phosphate-dependent enzyme — MTFDYGAFSFESKEDLLERSREFWNPGKTDFWVESGVPLVIDRREEYFIYDMSGKRLIDVHLNGGTYNLGHRNAEVVTAVTQAMAHFDIGNHHFPSLARTALAEALVRTAPPGLTKVVYGSGGGEAIDIAIKTARHSTQKRKVVSIVKAYHGHTGLAVGTGDDRFSKLFLADRPEEFPHVPFNDLAAMEEALHGRDVAAVIMETIPATYGFPLPDAGYLEGVKALCERYDALYIADEVQTGLMRTGELWAISKHGFSPDIMVTGKGISGGMYPISAVLVAEHAAGWLTEDGFGHISTFGGAELGCIAALKALEICNRPETRSMVHYISDLVGRGLREIQADHPDWF, encoded by the coding sequence ATGACCTTCGACTACGGAGCGTTCTCCTTCGAATCCAAGGAGGACCTGCTCGAGCGGTCCCGGGAGTTCTGGAACCCCGGCAAGACCGACTTCTGGGTGGAGTCCGGGGTGCCGCTGGTCATCGACCGGCGCGAGGAGTACTTCATCTACGACATGTCGGGCAAGCGGCTGATCGACGTGCACCTCAACGGCGGCACCTACAACCTCGGCCACCGCAACGCCGAGGTGGTCACGGCGGTCACCCAGGCGATGGCGCACTTCGACATCGGCAACCACCACTTCCCGTCGCTGGCGCGCACCGCGCTCGCGGAGGCCCTGGTGCGCACCGCACCGCCCGGCCTGACCAAGGTCGTCTACGGCAGCGGTGGCGGCGAGGCGATCGACATCGCCATCAAGACCGCTCGGCACTCGACCCAGAAGCGCAAGGTCGTCTCGATCGTCAAGGCCTACCACGGGCACACCGGCCTGGCGGTGGGCACCGGCGACGACCGCTTCAGCAAGCTCTTCCTGGCCGACCGGCCCGAGGAGTTCCCGCACGTGCCGTTCAACGACCTGGCGGCGATGGAGGAGGCCCTGCACGGGCGGGACGTCGCCGCGGTGATCATGGAGACGATCCCGGCGACGTACGGCTTCCCGCTGCCGGACGCCGGCTATCTCGAGGGCGTCAAAGCCCTCTGCGAGCGCTACGACGCGCTCTACATCGCCGACGAGGTTCAGACCGGCCTGATGCGCACCGGCGAGCTCTGGGCGATCAGCAAGCACGGCTTCAGCCCGGACATCATGGTCACCGGCAAGGGGATCAGCGGTGGGATGTACCCCATTTCCGCCGTCCTGGTCGCCGAGCACGCTGCGGGCTGGCTGACGGAGGACGGCTTCGGCCACATCTCGACGTTCGGTGGCGCCGAGCTCGGCTGCATCGCCGCGCTCAAGGCGCTCGAGATCTGCAACCGCCCGGAGACCCGGTCGATGGTGCACTACATCAGCGACCTGGTCGGGCGCGGGCTGCGGGAGATCCAGGCGGACCACCCGGACTGGTTC
- a CDS encoding APC family permease, protein MSTEDMKREEMERAPVPRSESTHKLKAGAVGLLGVLFMAVANAAPITAMTGNTPIAVGYGNGIAAPAGFLVATIVLTLFAIGFVSMARHITTAGAFYGFITHGLGQVWGMATGALATMAYVVFEGSLIGIFAYFTNDALNRWLDVDVNWLLIAIVGIAIIAAFGYFDINIAAGFLGITLICEVLLLGALAISVLFSGGPDGYLPEAVNPVNAFKNLEPGGGVGASIDGTTIAAGSAAIGIFFAFWSWVGFETTAVYGEESRNPRRIVPRATLLAVVGLGLFYTFVSWMMIVGNGEKQSIEKANTDSIGLWVDLAEDKLGGSFIGDIYLFLIVVGSFACGLAFHNAASRYLYAIGREVPATANNLGRTHGVHHTPHVASLTQSIITLVLTLGFYFLTTNGDDPLRGAYFYQYGLLAILGTMAILIVQAITSIAVIWYFHVKKAAPGNVLTTGIIPALGCLGMLYVVWLLLDNIDFAGGVANTAPFFKAIPYLVVATFLVGLAGVYWLKARNRAVYDAIGRTVFEEAHERETVPPQPGPRH, encoded by the coding sequence GTGTCGACCGAAGACATGAAGCGCGAGGAGATGGAGCGGGCGCCTGTGCCCCGCTCCGAGAGCACCCACAAGCTCAAGGCAGGAGCGGTCGGCCTGCTCGGCGTGCTGTTCATGGCCGTCGCCAACGCGGCCCCGATCACGGCGATGACCGGCAACACGCCGATCGCGGTCGGCTACGGCAACGGCATCGCCGCGCCGGCCGGCTTCCTGGTCGCGACGATCGTGCTGACGCTGTTCGCGATCGGGTTCGTCTCGATGGCGCGCCACATCACCACCGCCGGTGCCTTCTACGGCTTCATCACCCACGGCCTCGGACAGGTGTGGGGCATGGCCACCGGCGCGCTGGCCACCATGGCCTACGTCGTGTTCGAGGGCTCGCTGATCGGCATCTTCGCCTACTTCACCAACGACGCGCTGAACCGCTGGCTGGACGTCGACGTCAACTGGCTGCTCATCGCCATCGTCGGCATCGCGATCATCGCCGCGTTCGGCTACTTCGACATCAACATCGCGGCGGGGTTCCTGGGCATCACCCTGATCTGCGAGGTCCTCCTGCTCGGCGCGCTGGCCATCTCCGTGCTGTTCAGCGGCGGCCCCGACGGCTACCTGCCCGAGGCGGTCAACCCGGTCAACGCCTTCAAGAACCTGGAACCTGGCGGTGGTGTCGGCGCCTCGATCGACGGCACGACCATCGCTGCGGGCAGTGCGGCCATCGGCATCTTCTTCGCCTTCTGGTCGTGGGTCGGGTTCGAGACCACCGCCGTCTACGGCGAGGAGTCGCGCAACCCGCGGCGCATCGTCCCTCGGGCAACCCTGCTCGCCGTCGTCGGCCTCGGCCTGTTCTACACCTTCGTGTCCTGGATGATGATCGTCGGCAACGGCGAGAAGCAGTCGATCGAGAAGGCCAACACGGACTCCATCGGGCTCTGGGTCGACCTGGCCGAGGACAAGCTCGGCGGCTCGTTCATCGGCGACATCTACCTGTTCCTGATCGTCGTCGGATCCTTCGCGTGCGGACTCGCGTTCCACAACGCGGCCAGCCGCTACCTCTACGCGATCGGCCGCGAGGTGCCGGCGACCGCCAACAACCTCGGCCGCACCCACGGCGTCCACCACACGCCGCACGTCGCCTCGCTGACCCAGAGCATCATCACCCTCGTCCTGACCCTCGGCTTCTACTTCCTCACGACCAACGGCGACGACCCGCTCCGCGGCGCGTACTTCTACCAGTACGGCCTGCTCGCCATCCTCGGCACGATGGCGATCCTGATCGTCCAGGCGATCACGTCCATCGCGGTCATCTGGTACTTCCACGTCAAGAAGGCCGCCCCGGGCAACGTCCTCACCACCGGCATCATCCCGGCGCTGGGCTGTCTCGGCATGCTGTACGTCGTCTGGCTGCTCCTGGACAACATCGACTTCGCGGGCGGTGTCGCCAACACGGCACCGTTCTTCAAGGCGATCCCCTACCTGGTCGTCGCGACGTTCCTCGTCGGCCTGGCGGGGGTCTACTGGCTCAAGGCCCGCAACCGCGCGGTCTACGACGCCATCGGCCGCACCGTGTTCGAG